In one window of Candidatus Eisenbacteria bacterium DNA:
- a CDS encoding ATP-dependent helicase, whose protein sequence is EVGGEGRNLQFCHRIVNFDLPWNPMRIEQRIGRIHRIGQEKEIEIVNLCARGSVEDHLLTILDKKINLFELVIGEVDLILGQLEDKREFSERVLEAWASANTDEDAAANFIGLSRELERAKEKYERIKSLDDSLFGEDYEV, encoded by the coding sequence GAGGTGGGTGGCGAAGGGCGCAACCTTCAATTCTGCCATCGCATCGTGAACTTTGATCTGCCATGGAATCCGATGCGTATCGAGCAGCGTATCGGCCGTATCCACCGCATCGGGCAGGAGAAGGAGATCGAGATTGTCAACCTCTGCGCCCGCGGGAGTGTTGAAGATCATCTGCTCACAATACTGGATAAGAAGATCAATCTTTTCGAGCTGGTCATCGGCGAAGTGGATCTGATCCTCGGGCAATTGGAGGACAAGCGCGAATTCTCCGAGCGGGTTCTCGAAGCCTGGGCCTCTGCCAACACCGACGAAGATGCGGCGGCGAATTTTATCGGCCTTTCGCGTGAGCTGGAACGGGCCAAAGAGAAGTACGAACGTATCAAGTCCCTGGATGACTCGCTCTTCGGCGAAGATTACGAGGTTTAA